The window GTGCCCGCGCGCGCATTCGGCAACCAGCGCACCTCTTCCCCATCCTGCAGCCCGAAGGCGTCGAGGATGCGCAGGCTGTTCTTGGTCGCCAGCACCTCAAAGTCCTTGTAGGTGCCCACGCGAATGTTGGGCGTGTCGTACCACTGGTAGGGCAGGCGCCGCGTAACCGGCATGCGCCCGCGCAGGATGGACAGGCGGTTGGGCCAGTGCGCAAAGTTGGGGAACGCCACCACGCCGGTGCGGCCCACACGCGCCGTCTCGCGCAGCATGGTTTCGGCATTGCGCAAATGCTGCAGCGTGTCGATCTGCAGCACCACGTCAAAGCTGTTGTCGTCAAACATGGCCAGCCCCTCGTCGAGGTTGAGCTGGATCACATCCACCCCGCGCTGCACGCAGGCCAGCACGTTGGCGTCGTCGATCTCCACACCATAGCCGCTGCAGCCGCGCTCGCGCTGCAGGTAGTCGAGCATGGCGCCGTTGCCGCAGCCCAGGTCGAGCACGCGCGAGCCGGGGGGCACCAGGCGCGCTAGGGCTTGCATTGCCGCTTTTTCGGTCATGGTTGCAACTCCTTGGCAATGCTATCGAAGTAAGAGCGCATCACGCCCATGTAGCGAGCGTCATCGAGCAAAAAGGCATCGTGCCCATGGGGCGCATCGATCTCGGCATAGCTCACGCTGCGGCGGTTATCGAGCAGGGCCTTGACGATCTCGCGGCTGCGCCTGGGCGAAAAACGCCAGTCGGTGGTGAAGCTCACGAGCAGGAACTTCGCCGTGGCACGGGCCAGGGCGCGCGTGAGGTTGTCGGCATGCGCGCGGGCGGGGTCGAAGTAGTCGAGCGCCCGGGTGATCAGCAGGTAGGTGTTGGCGTCGAAGTAGTCGCTGAACTTGTCGCCCTGGTAGCGCAGGTAGCTTTCGATCTGAAATTCGATGTCCTGCGTGCTGTATTTCAGGTCGATGCCTTCGCGCAGCTGGCGCCCGAACTTCTCGTTCATCACATCGTCGCTGAGGTACGTGATGTGGCCAATCATGCGGGCGATGCGCAGGCCGCGTTTGGGGATCACGCCATGGCGGTAGAAATGGCCGCCGTGAAAGTCCGGGTCGGTCACGATGGCGCGGCGGGCCACCTCGTTGAAAGCGATGTTCTCGGCCGTGAGGTTGGGCGCGCTGGCCACCACCACGGCGTGGCGCATGCGCTCGGGGTATTGCAGCGTCCAGCTCAGGGCCTGCATGCCGCCCAGGCTGCCGCCCAGCACGGCGGCCAGTTGCTGGATGCCCAGGCGGTCCAGCAGGCGGGCCTGGGCGTTGACCCAGTCTTCCACGGTGACCACGGGGAAGTCCGCGCCATAGACCTCGCCCGTGTCGGGGTGCGTGTGCATGGGGCCGGTGGAGCCGAAGCACGAGCCCAGGTTGTTCACACCGATGACGAAGAAGCGGTCGGTGTCCACGGGCTTGCCCGGGCCGATCATGTTGTCCCACCAGCCCTCGCTCTTGTCCTGCCCGGCATACACGCCCGCCACGTGGTGCGAGGCGTTGAGGGCGTGGCACACGAGCACGGCGTTGGAGCGGTCGGCATTGAGCGTGCCGTAGGTCTCGAAGGCCAGGTGGTAGTCGCGGATCGACGCGCCGCTTTGCAGCGGCAGCGCATCCGGGAAGTGCATGGACTGGGGTGTGGCGATGAACGACATAGTTGGAACTGGTAAGCCCTCACGTTCCACCGCTTGCGCACGCTGCAGGTCCCTGGGGAGCCGCTTTTGCCAAAGGCATGCCTTCGGCAAAAAAATACCCGGCGTCGCTAAAAACGAGGCCGGGCAGGTGTGTCGGACGGGTCTTTAGCAGAATTTATAAAGCGCCCGCAAGCTGTGGCAAATCGGCGCGTTCGGCAAATATACCAAAGCAGCGTCGCCTCGCCCAGCCCGTTGCATCGATCAGATCAACCCGCCGACGAAAAAATCGCCAGCAGCCCCAGCACCAGGAAGATGACGGCTGACACCAGGTGCACCGCGCGAATGGGCACCTTGCGCGTGATGCGCTCGCCCAGCCAGACCACCGGCGCATTGGCCAGCATCATGCCCAGCGTGGTGCCCGCCACCACCCACAGGTAGGCGTTGTATTTGGCGGCCAGCATGACGGTGGCGATCTGGGTCTTGTCGCCCATCTCGGCCAGGAAGAACGCGACCACCGTGGTGCCAAACACGCCCCAGCGCGGGGAGCCGTCGGCTTCGCCTTCGTCCAGCTTGTCGGGGATCAGCATCCAGATCGCCATGGCGATGAACGAGGCACCCAGGATCCAGCGCAATACCTGTGGGCCGAGGAAGGTGGTCACCCACGCACCGACCGCGCCGGCCAGGCCGTGGTTCACCAGGGTCGCGACCAGGATGCCCAGCACGATGGGCCAGGGTTTGCGAAAACGCGCTGCCAGCACCAGCGCGAGCAGCTGCGTCTTGTCGCCCATCTCGGCGAGCGCGACGATGGCGGTGGAAATGAAGAAGGCTTCCATGGGGGAGGGGGTCCTATCCGGCCGGATGGGTGGAAAACGCATTGACTGCACCCCGACTCCGGCCATGTGGATCGGTTTGCAGTCAATGGTCTCGCCCAGCTCAAAAGCCGCATACGCCATAGGTTTCAAAGAACCCAAGTGTGTTGACGCATGCCCCCGACGCATTGCGCGGCCGGGCGGGCTACTCCCCAAAGACTGGCGGATTCTACCTTATGGTTTGCCCGGAAATTCACCGAAAAACCACGCCAACCCAGCGTTTTGAGCCCATCTGCCCAGAAATAAAACCCCACGGGCCCCATAAAGTGATTAATAATGGATTCGCTCTTCTGCTCGCAGAGGGGCAGTTAGCTTAGCGGTGAATGGTCAGTTTCGCGTCTTTGAAGTCGTCACAGGTTTGTTGATTGCGTCGGGCTCCATCGCGTTTTTGTGTTTTTTCAGGAGTCCTTCATGGGCAACAAACTTTACGTGGGCAACCTGCCCTACTCTTTCCGCGACGAAGATCTGCAACAGACCTTCAGCCAGTACGGCTCGGTTGGCAGCGCCAAGGTCATGATGGAACGTGACACCGGCCGCTCCAAGGGTTTCGGTTTTGTCGAAATGGGCAGCGATGCTGAAGCCCAAGCCGCCATCCAAGGCGTGCATGGTCAAAACTTCGGTGGCCGTGACCTCGTGGTCAACGAAGCCCGTCCTATGGAGCCCCGCGCTCCCCGTAGCGGTGGCTTCGGTGGTGGCAATGGCGGCGGCGGTTACGGCGGTGGCCGTAGCGGCGGCGGCTACGGTGGTGGCGGCGGTGGCGGTTACGGCGGTGGCCGTAGCAGCTACTAAAAAGTCCTTATCGGCAGTCCTCAGGGTCTGCCGACGGCAAAGAAAGGAGCCTTCGGGCTCCTTTTTGCGTTCTGGCGCGGCATGTGCACCACAGCGTACAAAGCCCCTTGCTTTTTCCGCAAAAGTGTGGCGCATAATGGTCTGGCGGGTTTGGCCCGCATTTCAAGTTTGCGGTGATCCGTCAGTTTCGCGCTGAGAGCGTCATTGAGATTAGCTGGCTGCGTTTTGGGGACTCCATCGCTTTATCCATGTGTTTTTGAGGAGTCCCTCGATGGGCAACAAACTGTACGTCGGCAACCTGCCTTACTCGGTGCGCGACGGTGATCTGGAACAGGCCTTTGGCCAGTTCGGTGCCGTGACCAGCGCCAAGGTCATGATGGAGCGCGACACGGGTCGCTCTAAGGGCTTTGGCTTTGTGGAGATGGGCAGCGACGCAGAAGCCCAGGCCGCCATCAACGGCATGAACGGCCAGCCACTGGGTGGCCGCAGCATCGTGGTCAACGAAGCCCGTCCCATGGAACCGCGCCCACCCCGCAGCGGTGGTTTTGGCGGCGGTGGTGGCGGCTACGGCGGCGGTGGCCGCAGCGGTGGTGGTGGCGGATATGGCGGCGGCCGTGAAGGCGGCGGTGGCTACGGTGGTGGCCGCGAGGGCGGCGGCGGTGGTGGTTACGGCGGTGGCCGGGAGGGCGGTGGCGGGGGCTACGGCGGCGGTGGCCGCAGCGAAGGTGGTTTCCGCAGCCCGTACGGTTCGGGCTCGCGCAACGGTGGTGGCGGCGGCCGCAATGGCGGCGGTGGTGGCTACGGTGGCGGCGGCAACGGCGGCTACTGAACCCCACGGTTCTTTCTGTCAGAAGGCCC of the Acidovorax sp. 107 genome contains:
- a CDS encoding TMEM165/GDT1 family protein — protein: MEAFFISTAIVALAEMGDKTQLLALVLAARFRKPWPIVLGILVATLVNHGLAGAVGAWVTTFLGPQVLRWILGASFIAMAIWMLIPDKLDEGEADGSPRWGVFGTTVVAFFLAEMGDKTQIATVMLAAKYNAYLWVVAGTTLGMMLANAPVVWLGERITRKVPIRAVHLVSAVIFLVLGLLAIFSSAG
- a CDS encoding RNA-binding protein; the encoded protein is MGNKLYVGNLPYSFRDEDLQQTFSQYGSVGSAKVMMERDTGRSKGFGFVEMGSDAEAQAAIQGVHGQNFGGRDLVVNEARPMEPRAPRSGGFGGGNGGGGYGGGRSGGGYGGGGGGGYGGGRSSY
- the metW gene encoding methionine biosynthesis protein MetW encodes the protein MTEKAAMQALARLVPPGSRVLDLGCGNGAMLDYLQRERGCSGYGVEIDDANVLACVQRGVDVIQLNLDEGLAMFDDNSFDVVLQIDTLQHLRNAETMLRETARVGRTGVVAFPNFAHWPNRLSILRGRMPVTRRLPYQWYDTPNIRVGTYKDFEVLATKNSLRILDAFGLQDGEEVRWLPNARAGTAVFLFEHA
- a CDS encoding RNA-binding protein, giving the protein MGNKLYVGNLPYSVRDGDLEQAFGQFGAVTSAKVMMERDTGRSKGFGFVEMGSDAEAQAAINGMNGQPLGGRSIVVNEARPMEPRPPRSGGFGGGGGGYGGGGRSGGGGGYGGGREGGGGYGGGREGGGGGGYGGGREGGGGGYGGGGRSEGGFRSPYGSGSRNGGGGGRNGGGGGYGGGGNGGY
- a CDS encoding homoserine O-acetyltransferase, which translates into the protein MSFIATPQSMHFPDALPLQSGASIRDYHLAFETYGTLNADRSNAVLVCHALNASHHVAGVYAGQDKSEGWWDNMIGPGKPVDTDRFFVIGVNNLGSCFGSTGPMHTHPDTGEVYGADFPVVTVEDWVNAQARLLDRLGIQQLAAVLGGSLGGMQALSWTLQYPERMRHAVVVASAPNLTAENIAFNEVARRAIVTDPDFHGGHFYRHGVIPKRGLRIARMIGHITYLSDDVMNEKFGRQLREGIDLKYSTQDIEFQIESYLRYQGDKFSDYFDANTYLLITRALDYFDPARAHADNLTRALARATAKFLLVSFTTDWRFSPRRSREIVKALLDNRRSVSYAEIDAPHGHDAFLLDDARYMGVMRSYFDSIAKELQP